Genomic window (Alnus glutinosa chromosome 9, dhAlnGlut1.1, whole genome shotgun sequence):
gaaacaaaatataaatcataGTCTAGAATTCAGATTTAATAAACCATGAAATACCACTGTAACAAAAATGGCTATGGTATGTAGGAAGGCTTGGCATTTCAGGCATAACTGACACATGTTTCCATACTTGTGAAAACAACTTGGACTTTCACATTTTTATCCACTTCCATttatttctaagttatgcaaAAATTGAATCTATAGTGAGTTTTTATCACAATACCTTATCTAACATCATCACTTTCTTCATAGTCTGATATATGACTCTGCCATATGGACATGTTATAGGTGCAGGCCATGGCTAACTTTTTGACTGATCTGTAGAGACGACTCagaaattatatatgtacaGATACTCTGTAAATTACACATGTACATAGCTGAGGACTTCTACAGAGATTTGCAACAGACAGCACATAAGGGTGCTTTTGAATCTTAGTCCCAAGTGTGGAGCAGGAAACATCCAGAGTTTGCTAGTTGTAAGGTTTCTAAGGATGAATGCAAGTAAAATATTGCTTATCAAGATGATGAAAGACATCTGtaaatttcttgaaaaattttattcatGGCCTGGAGCTATGATCAATTAAAAGCAAGATCATCTTGCATGTACAATGTTCTGGGAAGGTGTACATGCtttcatatatacatatgtatatagtgAAAGACAGCGGGCTGCCCACATTTTCATGACAAAATTTACCATGATCCTTTTACATCATCTAATAGTGTTAAAGAGTTAATTTATAATTCAAATAAGGAAAGATTCATTTCCCTTTGTTTCTCTCCCCAGTTCTGCAACCCCCTTCCTTCATATCCAATACATCAATGGCATCCATTAAGGGTACTTAATGATACTTGATTTTTGTTGCCATGTTACGATCAAGCACCTCCACCACCATATTAAGACAGCAACCAATGTCCTCGTCTTTCTTATCATATAGAAGTCAATCTCTTTCCCTCAGACATGGTTGTCACTAAACTTCGGTGGCATAATTACCAAAATCAACACAActgataataaaatattttattgccATTCTTGCTTCACCATTCAAGTTTCAGCCAATAGCCTCCCTATCCATGGATTGGTAATCCTGGCTTTGTTAAGAACTCATGAAAAGTGCACGCTGGAAGGGAAAGCGGGAAGAGAGAAATTGACTATTTGTTTTAGATTATGCTATTATTCTCATTAAAGCTGGAAAGTGAAAAATGTATGGGGGTTACTTTGTTCCAAAAAAATGGGGATTATGCTAACTTCTTTTAGTCTGATGTATATTAGGAGGAACCTatggacacacacacacatatggtAATTCGCCTAATTAGTTAAGAAATATAATCTTCTGACATCCATTGAGGACAAGATGAATaacattttagaaaattttagCCTCTAACGATTATTTAACTAATAGCAAACCCAGTCTCTGAATACAACCTGACTGATGCATAGACTGAGAGTTGGGAAGCAATAAGCCAAGAATACATTGCAATAAAGAAACGGATATGATATTTGTTCAATCAAAAGCAAGGTGAAGGGGCCCACTTACAGTCTGCAAGAAAGTCAGCCAGACCCAAAATGAATCCGATATAAGATGTAGCAATTGCAAGAAGTGAGAACACTTGGATAATGGGCTGAAGATCAtacaaatgaaataaagaagaaaaaagttatCATCACTTCATAATGCGTTGTTTCAAAGTTTggctcaaaaaataaaatatttcatgttTTACTTACTCCAACAACTCCATTGCTAGattgcagttgttgtattgggtCCAGGATTTTACCTGAGCCCATTTCAAGATTTGTAATGCTTCCCAGAATAACACCATTCCagacaagaaataaaacaagtGGTATAGCTGTACCCAGAACTATGGCAGTCCTGCAAAATAAAAAGTTGATGATGTACATAACATACAAAGTTTTGAACAGGCCTTACAAAATAGAGATAACCAACACTTCATCTAGAGCATGACATCAGACGGGAAACTTTCAAGAGGCAGTTAAAACTCCCTTACTAATGACAAACTCTTCTAAATTTTGGCATATTACTAAGAACCATATGTATGGAAAACAAATGAGGAAGTTGACATAAAAAGAAGACACTCCTTAGTCTCTTACAGATTATACACGCATATATATTAATGGACTCATGTACGGGTGGCAGATGCAGGTACATGTACGAGTGTTGGATTTGTCCATTGTACATAAATCTTCCACCATTTTGGACCTTAACTTTGTCAAGTTCTGTCAACACGGGTACAGCAAAGTGGGGGTCTAGGTTACATACCCTGCAAATCAAGACCTATGACCTTTTACTAACACACTACAGATCACTATGGAAAGTGCTCAAGACCTTTACTAAAAGGCCCCTAAGATCTTGTCTCTTTAAACAATCATATGCCAAACAGGGGGCAAGATATTACAAGATCAGCCAAAAAGCTGGTTCAAGAACAACATACTAATTTGAAAAGATTCTCAACTAAACTTACTAAAGAATGCTGAAACATTAGTGTCAATCAAAATGTTTTGGGTTTTAAAGACAGGAATAGTTGGGTTCTTTTTCGTGTTGGCCCCAAAGCTGGTTAGGTGGGCTATATGttgaatcaaaaaaaaaaaaaaaaggtaggctATATGTTGAACTTCATTTATGGATTTGTGTGTTAAGTGGGCTGTATTTTCCAATTGAAAGATCCAGAAAGAGTTTTggaattataaaaagaaaatggcaaCAGCCTGTACACATAAAATATATGTTTCATTCTTCTTCAGAAGTGTTGCTCTAGAAATTACATTTAGAAGTTATACACAACGCAGAAATATCCTCTAACATTCAGAGATCTACATTTGCAGGTCTCCATTTAGCATGCATAGACTGGGTGTCAAAAACAATAACTTCCAGTAGTCCAAACACAGGGAAACAGCTATATATGCATTTGTGATTTCATTACATTAGCAATATATTGTCTATGTAGAGTATTTCTTTACATGCAAAAAAATCATAAAGAGCATCATAGTTATGAATAATTATGCATGAATTTCTTGACAAGAATGAATTAGTCCCTATAACTTCTCCAAATTTAAGTGTCAAACTAGGTTTGAAATAAGGAAGTCGTCCTCAAGTGCCTCAATCTATAGCTAAGTGTCGTACAAATCAAAGGTTCACGCTCATGTAAGCATATAGATATTTTATGCAAGGATCGgctaaaaattgaaattattttctctcttttcttacATCTCCTGATTTAAACGAATCCAGTTAGACATGCTTAAGCTAGTTGGTCTCTAGCCTGTTACTCCATGTATTGTAACATTCatcttttaaaagtgatagcTGGCTACTGATACTTTATGATATTTGGTACTACAATTGAATGTAATCCAAGTACTTCCTAAGTCTGTTTTATAATTCTccattttttaaactaaaaggaGAAACGTGGACATAAAACAAGATCCATCATTCAGTCCGTAGGATATTATGTATGGATAAGGCATGGACAATGGCATTAGTACTACTGACTCCTGTTTTCATTATCGTAATTAGCAGTACAGAAGAATATCAAAGAGCAAGTACTAGTcatgagaaatttttttaaaactaattagTAATGTTTCAACATTTATATTACAAGGTTGTCCATTTGGTTCAGGTATACAATCTTACATGTTTTCAATAACCAACAGGTGATATCCACATTCTTGCTATCTTgcaatgatttaatataattcaGTTAACTAATATGATGAGGAGGATTCCTCAGCTAAAACATTAAATTCCTAAAAGACTCATCATCAGAACAAATCACATCTATACATTGTTCACGCTACTATCAAGCAAAGGTGTGATTTGTTGCCATGTCCATTATAATAAGCTTGATAATCACAATCTATGACATCTAGACTATATAGTGGTGATAACAAGATATGCACCTTACTTTTGCCAGGTTTCCTTCAAGATCCGTACAAAGAACAGGTACTACATTCTGAACAAAGCATATATAAATTGTCATAACCACTTCACTGCTGAATTACTGCAGGTTTGGTGATGTTACCTGGTAAACAAATGAAAGTGCAATTATGGGTATACTCATAGGAACTGCTTCAAAGTTGGCTTTCAGAAGTGCATCCCAGTGCAGGTCTCCACTTGCAACAgcctgaaaatgaaaaattaacatAATACTGTAGATAGTGCAATAAAAATGCAAGACTTCAGCCTTATACCCATGCAGAAACCTGTATATTAATTTGGCCATTTTTTAAGTTCACACATGCAAATATGTTCACAGCCATGAGAATAAACGTCTAAATCATTTATACTATCCTCTTGTTCACTTGATCGAGTAAATCTAAATCCAATAAGGCCTGTTTTGTTGTCCTATGAAATTTGAATGAGCCCATCATATTTTGTCAAGGATATAATAAACAAATTCATCATTTTGAATACGActatttgaaaaggaaaacaaaaaggatAGGAGTCGTTTAATTACCAatcaacccaaaagcttaagcttataggaatggataaatttaatcagttaatcaatactttgacactccccctcacgtgtgggttcaaactcccTATACCTTTTCATAGGTCTATACCCTTTCATAGGTGAAGCCTAACACatggaatatttaactgaaacgGAGAGTGAATTGTGGAGGGAGTCAGGGTTCGAACTCATAACCtctggctttgataccatgttaaactatcacttgtctcaaaagcttaagttgataggaagagatgaatttaatcatttaatcaatacaaCACTCCTCCTCACGTGGgggctcaaactctcttttaataggtgaagactcaacacgtgaaatatttaattgaaatgggaggtaaaCTATGGAGTCagggttcgaactcaggacctctgctctaataccatgttaaaccaccacttatcccaaaagcaaGAGTAATCACTATGACTGAAGAGAGAATTCTATTCTTAGAATTCATAAAATCACCTTGTTTCAAATTCATTATGAATGACAGGTCATTAATTGAACTAAAGAAAACTCTAGATGGAaaatgaagtatacaaaaagaaacaccTTAAGTACACTGGAAGCTTCTCATATTTGATTGTTGAGCATATGATGATCTCAGTTgatcatattttaataaaatctacATTAGAGAAGACTAACATTTTTAAATAGTTGAATTTACATTTCCATGCACAAAACGTTTTAGCCAAAGGTAAAATAAATGAGCAATCGAACTCTTGAAAAGGACATCTAAAATCATATGGAAGTAGTTCATAAAGTGAGAGAATTACCACAAGAGCTGCAAATGAAACAACGATTCCAAATATAAGAACTCCATTAACTGCACCAATAAAGCGCTGGCTACACTTGAAGATAAGTTTATAGTCAATTCCACCtcacagaaaagaaaagagaaaaggaaaaggaaaggagtTCTGGTTACTAGGTTAAAAGTTCCTTACTTATTGGTGGTTTGGTGTTGGAGTTTAGAATTGTATAGATTTTATACCAGTTTACTATCAGAGCTACTGTTCTACATCACAGATTAAACCAAGTTTTCTGTTAGACTCAAGGGCTTCCATATGTAATAAAAAGTTCACCAAGTATGAATGAAAGGTAGAATCAGACTAAGcatatatacatgtgcataGAAAAGACATATATATAAGTGATAAAACTATTTTAATTACACCGGCTTGACTAGTCAATGAATTCATAATAAACGCAGTGGTTGGAAGGACACAAACTGGAGTTTTCAATACCTAGACAGGGGAAGGGAGTTGAACCAAGAATGAGAAGTTGTTCATTTGTTATGATAAGCCTTCCATGGGTAggcaaggtatctgaataaccaATAGAACCAACTGGAAACTGACAAATACCAGGTGGTTCCAAATGATTGACAAGTCGGCATCGGTTCTAGAATTCAAAAAGCCAATAGTATTGGTTCGGTTGTCAATGGTGGGTGTCGGTGTTCAAACTAAAACCAACCTGATTGACAcctaatatataatttttttatatggtCGGTTCATTCCGTAGACTCACTTCCTCTCACATCTGCCAACCCAATTCCCTTCCCTAAATTCCAACCCTCACCCACCAGTGACTCTTCACTTTTGTCTATCATCCCTCCCGATCCTTCTCAATTCCCTTTTGGTGTTGTGATTGACTTGTTTTCtcattgttagaatattaagtAAATcattaaattcaccatttccaatcaacttaaacttttgtgATAATTGGTAATTTAAAATGATATCAAAGTAGTAATCTTAAATTTCAACTCTTAAGTTAGCATTTTACctcccattttaattaaatatttcatgagTTAGACCCCATTTATTGAGGGTGAATTTGCGTCTACACAGGAGGGACAATGTTAGAATATtacttaaatgattaaattttttcataaatttaaactttagaataGCTAGTGATTTAACATTCATCTTGTGCAGGCTAAGTAACTCTGTTATTGTACCTCACGCCATAAAGGACCAAAAACCCCAATGCATCCCTTCAACCATCACACCCATGGCCAATCCCTGCACCCTATGTTGGCCACTGTGAGCAAACTTGAACCCACTTATCCAGACATTTAACGCTATATGAACAGCCACTACTATGCTTCAAGTGCACAATAAAACCACTCCACCAGAAACTCAAAGTACCAAGACTAATTCGAGTTAACTCTTAAGGTAAATCTTTCAACTTACAGAAGAAATTGATAGACCAAGAGAATATGACTAACCTTCCGAAGTAGCATATGCAtccaaaaatcaatgaaaaCAAAGTTGCACTTTCCCATCTGCAACCATAACGCTGCCATCAACACCTAAGAAACATACAAAATGGTACTTGAAATATAATACATAAAACTGCTGCTTACAGAACTACAGATTTGGTAGGCacaaatcaaatgaaaacatTTAGGAACATAGCTCATACAATGGAATGCCGAgaaaatttgtcaaaatatcCGAAGAACGAGCCACATATGCCACAAGAAGGGCGTAATGTATAAAGATGTAAGACCAACTGCAAGACAATGAAAATGACAATCAAACTTTGACAAGACAATCAAAAAAATCTGTGAGTTAAAGAAATTGACAGAATCTGATGACATGGCTCTCTGTCAGGCCTTTTTAAATTGCTAATAGGTCAAAAATATCAATGAAACATTGATGAGTGTGCAATAAAATTTTGGACTACTTTAGACTTGTGTCACTAAGAGGAAATGAATTGGTCTACCACCATCAACAGGCTAAGTCCAGTGTGGTTTAGCTGAGACGAATCCATGACCATAAGAAGCTTAAtgttgttggtgatttttttatatcatcATTTGTTAAGGTTCTCTAGATTTCCCTCAGATTGTCCCAAGCAGCCAATACATTTCAAACAAAATTAGGAACCTTATAGATTAGCTAATAGTTGCTAAATGTTGACTAGTTAGCAGTTGCCAAGAACCTTATAGATTAGCTAATAGTTGCTAAATGTTGACTAGTTAGCAGTTGCCAATTTATTATCCAGTATATGCACCAGTTTGTTGGCAATTTGACAAGGATCATATTTGCTTGCTCATGTAAAGCCTGGTTTGTGAGTAACTAATAATCagaaggataaaaaaaatttaatagcattaataagaaagcaGGTGATTCGCATGTGcataaatgacacatgtcacttttagagGCTAGGTTGGAGGAAATTCTTCCAacctagtttgtaggaaatttatgtcttAATCAAAATTACTTGGCTTTCAAAATTCTTGTCTTTTGTCTCAGTAATTTGCACAATGGCTAACAATAATTAGCCATATATGTATTAAAATTTAAAGGGTTCATATAAGCCTACCAAGCAATTTGAACACCCACTTTTCCCAGAGTTCGCATGGCCATTGATACCTGAAATCATTCACTGGgtggataaattatattatcTTTAAAACCTTTAAACTGAGAAACTCATAATTTTAtcttgacaaaaagaaaaatcaaaaccacAATGTATGATAATAACTAATGACGATTTCAAACTTACATCATATGTTTGACaaataaattttcatgaaaGAGCTAATACAGTTAAACTTCTGTTGGCTACACTGGAATAGAAGACCGACAGCAAATGTGGGTgaaatcataatttttcaagACAAGATGTAGATAGATGATTTCaaataaaacattgaaaattatgaaaaggaTGCAAATAAAATAACCTCAAATTTATAGTAGATCTGGGTAACAGAAGGTTAACCCATACACAGACATCCAGGAAAACGTTAGCAAATACTTAAGCTTTTAAGTGCATTATATTTCTTAAGAACTTATGCACTCATCAGATAGGAATAGAGGTGCAAAGCCTTGCTATGAAACACTAAATTAATGTATGTAAAGACACCTTTTCTCCTCTTGAGGAAAGGAAAATACTAAGTATGGGTTACGTTAAAAAGACATGGAACTTACTAATGATACACCGCCAGAACCCAGCTCACACATGGTGTTCACATTTACTTCAGCAATGAGCAACCCCGTCACAACCTGCAGTAATTTTTAAACTTCTCAAATACCTCCTATTTAAGAGAGAGAGTATGTTAaagcttttaggacaagtggtgatttaacatgatattagagtCAAAGGTTTTGAATTCAAATCTTGTCTCAGTCATTCAccttcatttcaattaaatattctacgtttTGGGCTTCACCTTTTAAAAatagagtttgagcccacaagTGAGGAGAAGTgtttaaagtattgattaaatgattaaatttacatattcctatacgcttaaacttttggaataaatgatcatttaatatggtatcataGAGGGAGATTGTTACCATAAAAACCCAACAACCGATGCATGCAACTGCAGAGGCTAGAAATCCAGATTCTTGTGTGACCGCTGGAATTGCAAGAATTCCCGCACCCACCTAATGGAGTTCAATAGCATTCAACGCAAAGATGGTCACACCAAACtctactaatatttttaaacagTAGAAAGAAATGAATgccaaaacaacaaacaaattaCAGAAACaagaattatattatttaacGAAGAAAATACTTCTCTGAGCAGCTATCAATGTAACGAATTACATCATTTAGACTGTAACTAATTTAAATTCCTTGTGCTTACAATCTTTCCATTAAGCTGTACACACACTTTATACAAAATGCAAATATCTTACTAAAAATACGCATACCGTGGTGCCCGCAACCAGGAAAATTGCACTAGATAGGCTCCCTGaaagtaaaagaaacaaaaaaaaaaaaaaaaaaaaaaaaaaaaaaaaaaaaggaaagaaaaatgagatGGAATTGAAATGCATAACAAGAGCAGAGAAAAATCAACATAGTGAGTGGGtcttcatccaaaaaaaaaaattatagcaatTGGAAAACCGGGCTCTCGCTTCAATGTGGCTTGGTTGAGGTTGGAGAAGAGCCTCTCGAACTCGAactcttccttctccttttGGGTGGAATTGGATTGAGACTGCCTCTGGGAGAAGCATTTGTGAAGAAGGGTTGCTCTGTCGTGGCGTTCAGGTCGAGAGGAACGATTGTAGCGGTGAGTTTGCAACAATTGCTTTCTTGAAGAAGGGATTTGTAGAAGCGTCGGAACTTGAAAACAAGCACTCGACACTGCCATTTCTTTCCGCCTTTTCTTTCAGTGGAGAGGGAGGGAAAACGGAATAAACAGTAACAACAGTTATATCCACCGGATAATGTGGGCCACAATCGATCACCTTTAACTTGTGTACGctatcttcatcttcctctCACGTCCTTTGCCGTTGAATCTAAAAGGGGTGGCCAAGACACCCCTCTTCcgactttatttattatttattttagtttttaatttttaattttatatatttatatattttattgatattattattattattattattattattattattattattattatgtgtgacacatgtcattataTAATTGAATTGAACTTGACATGAATTGGTTAAGATTTTGGACAAAATTTATAGTAAGaacttatttgttatttttgcataacAGAAAGTTTTGAgaacaccattttttttttttaaccatataGAACTTATTGCAAATCAATGTTAACATAATggctaattttacatttttctcttggtaaaatataattaacccAACTAACAATAATGAAGCGAACTAGGGCCGTAATCGAGCTGAACTTTAAAATTTCAAGACTGTCTCTTTTCTGAatcaagctcgagctcaagccGAGCTATGAAATGTGTattcaagctcggctcatttaaaaCTAAGGCGAGCTCGAACACTAACTCGTTGAGAATACTATTTGAACTGAGCAGAGTACTCGACAAGCTTAGCTCAACTAGAGCTTAaggttataaattttttaatgtgtgATCAAAGCGGAGCTCAAATTcgagtttatgaacaacctctatacatttatttatgacatacatatataatatataactatataaggctggcatattaaaaaatatagtacataTCTATAGcctataagtaacaaattaacagtatgttattatatataactaaagagtataaactatattatatgtataatgtgtgCAAGTACTAACTGTAATATAGTTAtatgatgtgatatatatatatatatatatatggttaaatacaatttagcctcccaaactatcagcatttctccggatggccctcCCGAACTACTAATACCTAGATtttggcctcccaaactacaattttttttgattttttggccccatccgtccatttatgccgtcaatgcCAACAAAAATTGGGTCATGTGCACGACACGTGACCCTTTTAGCCCAAAAAATCGAAAATACCCTCCCTCTACACACTAAAATTCCCACAATGCCCTTCGAAATAATGCAACAAATTATTGACATAAATAGccaacttaaaaataattattacaaGAATGTCATTCGGTAATAATCTATGCgatttggatttggtttttTACTTTGTGCAGATCGTGGTTTTTTACATTGGCTATTTTCTGGGGTTATCGAACAGACTGTGCCGACTAATTTGTAGAGAATGAACCGACGCGAGGGTGCCGATTTTTGGCCTGTTTCTGGGTGCATTTCTTGCCTTTTTTTGACCGGTTTCTGGGTGGCTTTCTTGCCGGTGTTTTGCTGACTGGAGGCGAGAggttgccttgctgggtgtttTTGCCGATTAAAGTCTGGGTGGGTGCCAAGTGTGTCGATTGTGCTGAAGGAGGGACTCGGTGCCGAGTTATTTCCAAGCTGCTGCCGAGTGATTTCCAAGATCCTCTTTCAGCGGGTTGCTCTACCTTACCAAACCCACGAGCAATGTGAGTTTTTTAGATTGCCCAAACCCACGACAGTATTTATAATGCCTTTTATTTTGCCATGTTGTTtgtttattaagggtattttcaatACCGACATGTTCATGTGGGTGGGGTTGTGTGAAGATAATGCCAACATGTTCATGTTGGTGGGGTTGTGTTGTCTGCTTGTTTGTTCAATTGGTTTGGTTGTAATAATGGTCCACTGATAATGCAGACATAGTTGACAATTGTTTTAGTGGATTGCGGACAGCTATGTTTATCGTGGGTCACAATGACCCCAATTGTTTAGTGGTCCCTTTTTGCAAATATTTAAATCACCTACTTTTAGCTAAATAATTTCATATCTATGGCTGTTTTAGGATACCTCTTCCCCTCCATAATATTAATACTGTTAATtaggtattttaataatattgtcTCTGTTGAGATCCTTAACTTAATGAGACCACCTTTCCTCCAACTTGTGTGTACTAACCAATGAAAGCATGCCAAGTGAAGAGCTTAGACCAATGCCCTGAAACATAGAAATGTGTCAGATTCATATGGGAAATAGTATTTTCCAGTATACGATAGATTGACAAGCTGTGATTTGTTGATAAAACTAAGGGATAGTACCAAAATCAATTTACCATAGAGTAATCATTGATACCATAAAACTTTACCATAGAGTAATACACTGTACCACAAGCAATTCATTAATTTCACCACCATAGAGTAATACACTGTATCAAAATCaacatcattttaaaattttaaatggccgctgaataaaataaaataaaatcttgattgTTTTACAACATGctttagtttaggatttattctttttctagttGAGTCACTTTGACCTACATATACAATATACttattgctttattttattctcttttgttGTGTAGATGGCTAGATGAGAGTTTGTGTTCGAGGTACATTATGAAGGGCACATTGATAGGAGGTTCATGAATACATATGTTGGTGCAGATATTGATGTATACGGAGAGGCCATTGAGCATGATAGATTGTCATTTTCAGTTGTTGAAGGTATTGCAAAAACTTATGGGTACAAATTTGGGGACTTAATTTACTACATACTGTCGGGTTGTACATTTAGAAATGGCTTGAAATTAATTACATCAAACTTTGATGTACATGAAATGGTTAAAGCCCACTCAAGTCTACCAATTGTGGAGTTGTACATTAATTCATTTAGTGAGTCCATACTTGACATTGGTGAGGAGAACAGTGATGATGGTAATGGTGATGATGAGATGGGGTATTATAGGATCAAGAGAGACGATCCATATTGGGATGAGGTGGATGAACCCAATTTGTTCGTTGAGAATAATGATGTTCCTAGGTCATCTATGGGGGAGGGGGGGACAATAGAGAGGgtgaagaaaatgatggtggGGAGGGTAGGGAAGATAGTGATGGTTGTGGGGAGGGTGAAGAGAGTGTCGGGGGTGAAAAGGATGGTGGTGAAGAGGAAGGTGGGAGAGGGGGGAGGACAATAGATTAGATGATAATGCCAACTCAGACATGGCACGTAGTGACATTCTTACAACTCCTCCTAAGAGTGATGAGGAGTATGAGATAGATTCCTAGAGCCGGAGGAAATATGTGTCAAGGCGGTCTGAGTTCCATATGACTGATATGGGTAACCCAAATTTTGTGGTGGGTCAGAAATTCCCATCGATTCAGGTGTTCAAAGATGCGGTTAGGGAGTCCAATGTAAATATGGGGAATGAtgtaaattttaagaaaaattacatCGCTAAGTGTCTAGTAGTATGCAAGGATACAAGCTGTAAATATAAGATTTATGGGCAGCAGTGCAAGGATGAGGAATCCTTCGAAGTTAGATCATTTCAGTCCGAACACACATGCATGAGGAAacataaaaattcaattgtgatGTTGAAGACCATAGGTTGTATCGAGCTAGAAGAATTGAAAAAGATAAGATTCGTGGCAAAATGAACGAGCAGTACAACAAATTGTGGGATTATATGGAGACATTAAGAAGAACAAATGTTGGAAGTTGTGTGATGATGAAGGTAGACAGGTCTGTACCTGATAT
Coding sequences:
- the LOC133876640 gene encoding uncharacterized protein LOC133876640 isoform X2; this translates as MAVSSACFQVPTLLQIPSSRKQLLQTHRYNRSSRPERHDRATLLHKCFSQRQSQSNSTQKEKEEFEFERLFSNLNQATLKREPGSLSSAIFLVAGTTVGAGILAIPAVTQESGFLASAVACIGCWVFMVVTGLLIAEVNVNTMCELGSGGVSLLVLHLYTLRPSCGICGSFFGYFDKFSRHSIVLMAALWLQMGKCNFVFIDFWMHMLLRKCSQRFIGAVNGVLIFGIVVSFAALVAVASGDLHWDALLKANFEAVPMSIPIIALSFVYQNVVPVLCTDLEGNLAKVRTAIVLGTAIPLVLFLVWNGVILGSITNLEMGSGKILDPIQQLQSSNGVVGPIIQVFSLLAIATSYIGFILGLADFLADLLKLPTGQSRPLPYLLTLIPPLVLSLLDPEIFFKALDFAGTYGVLVLFGILPAAMSWSERYSNPSSSMKLAQLVPGGRLTLSLIIGGAGCVVFSEILENFGHP